The proteins below come from a single Novosphingobium aromaticivorans DSM 12444 genomic window:
- a CDS encoding alpha/beta fold hydrolase, with the protein MAESDPLSPEAVAERVRREVDRALKRNIKGLEFLAAPRQEVGAMEKELVHREGTALLYRYRPVVDEIYRLPLLIVSPPSNKGYIFDLAPGQSMVEYLLNRGYDVFNLDWAPPRRDEAHLGLADYVDRFIPDSLAKIAEITGEEEASLAGYCMGGTLATIHAALHAGNGVRNLVLFATPVDFTHMHLFQKWSDKRHFDVDEVVDKLGVIPPEIMLGAFDLARPANRTAGRMHLWTNMWNDEFVRSYRMFDRWAAETLPVPGEYFREQIKHLMWDNALASGTLEVGGRKADLANIAVPILNVVAQHDHIVSHEATQPLKLLTSSDDYEEIVSKGGHVSLVAGPSALKRLWPLIDGWLGKRSV; encoded by the coding sequence ATGGCGGAGTCCGATCCGCTTTCCCCCGAAGCCGTGGCCGAGCGCGTCCGCCGCGAGGTGGACCGCGCGCTCAAGCGCAACATCAAGGGCCTGGAATTCCTCGCCGCGCCCCGCCAGGAAGTGGGCGCGATGGAGAAGGAGCTGGTCCACCGCGAGGGGACCGCACTGCTCTATCGCTATCGCCCGGTGGTGGACGAGATCTACCGCCTGCCGCTGCTGATCGTCTCGCCGCCGAGCAACAAGGGCTATATATTCGACCTCGCACCCGGGCAGAGCATGGTCGAGTACCTGCTGAACCGGGGCTATGACGTGTTCAACCTCGACTGGGCGCCGCCTCGCCGCGACGAGGCGCACCTCGGCCTGGCCGACTACGTCGACCGCTTCATCCCGGACAGCCTCGCGAAGATCGCCGAGATCACCGGCGAAGAGGAAGCGAGCCTTGCCGGCTATTGCATGGGCGGCACGCTGGCGACGATCCACGCCGCGCTTCATGCCGGGAATGGGGTCAGGAACCTTGTCCTGTTCGCGACGCCTGTCGATTTCACCCACATGCACCTGTTCCAGAAGTGGTCCGACAAGCGTCACTTCGACGTGGACGAGGTTGTCGACAAGCTGGGCGTGATCCCTCCCGAGATCATGCTGGGCGCATTCGACCTGGCCCGCCCGGCCAACCGCACGGCGGGCCGGATGCACCTGTGGACCAACATGTGGAACGACGAGTTCGTCCGTTCCTATCGCATGTTCGACCGCTGGGCCGCCGAGACGCTGCCGGTGCCGGGCGAATATTTCCGCGAGCAGATCAAGCACCTGATGTGGGACAACGCGCTGGCATCGGGCACGCTGGAGGTAGGCGGGCGCAAGGCCGATCTCGCGAACATAGCTGTTCCCATCCTCAACGTGGTGGCGCAGCACGACCATATCGTCAGCCACGAGGCTACGCAGCCGCTCAAGCTGCTGACATCGAGCGACGATTACGAGGAAATCGTTTCCAAGGGCGGCCACGTGAGCCTTGTTGCCGGCCCTTCGGCGCTGAAAAGACTCTGGCCGCTGATCGACGGCTGGCTTGGCAAGAGGTCCGTGTGA
- a CDS encoding acyl-CoA dehydrogenase family protein — MDIELSPEDQAFRDEVRAFLAANLPREVIDGAASSPTVFVEPDIGQRWNAILAAKGWLAYQWPKEAGGTGWSPVQRYIFEKECALAGAPNLTVLGLKLVAPVIYTFGTPEQKAKYLPRILSGEDYWCQGFSEPGSGSDLASLQCRATLSEDGTHYKLNGSKIWTTHAHWANRMFALVRTDATVKKQAGISFVLVDMNQPGVSVRPLLTLAGDHEVNQVFLEDAIVPVEDRIGEEGDGWKLAKFLLENERGGSCHSPKLEYDLGQIEKDAAAEPDGRGGRLADDADWKRRVAKVRLGIQSLEMIELKILSEVAKGRPPGPQTSLCKLLASNLRQDVDLLAVDLYGTAGLQLDFARPFYGDNAPAAIHSRGAQVASARYLNSRAWTIFGGTNEVQAGIIARTVLGL, encoded by the coding sequence ATGGACATCGAACTTTCCCCCGAAGACCAGGCCTTCCGCGACGAGGTTCGCGCGTTCCTGGCCGCGAACCTCCCCCGCGAGGTGATCGACGGCGCGGCCTCGTCGCCGACGGTCTTCGTCGAGCCGGACATCGGCCAGCGCTGGAACGCGATCCTCGCGGCCAAAGGCTGGCTGGCCTACCAGTGGCCGAAGGAAGCGGGCGGCACGGGCTGGAGCCCGGTGCAGCGCTACATCTTCGAGAAGGAATGCGCGCTGGCCGGCGCGCCCAACCTGACGGTGCTCGGGCTCAAGCTGGTGGCGCCGGTGATCTACACCTTCGGCACGCCGGAGCAGAAGGCCAAGTACCTGCCGCGCATCCTTTCGGGCGAGGACTACTGGTGCCAGGGCTTTTCCGAGCCGGGCAGCGGATCTGACCTTGCCAGCCTGCAGTGCCGCGCCACGCTGTCCGAGGACGGCACGCACTACAAGCTCAACGGATCGAAGATCTGGACAACCCATGCGCACTGGGCGAACCGCATGTTCGCACTGGTCCGCACCGACGCGACGGTCAAGAAGCAGGCGGGCATCTCGTTCGTGCTGGTCGACATGAACCAGCCGGGCGTCTCGGTGCGACCATTGCTGACGCTGGCGGGCGACCATGAGGTGAACCAGGTCTTCCTCGAGGACGCCATCGTTCCGGTCGAGGACCGCATCGGCGAGGAAGGCGACGGGTGGAAGCTCGCCAAGTTCCTGCTCGAGAACGAGCGCGGCGGCTCCTGCCATTCGCCCAAGCTGGAATACGACCTGGGCCAGATCGAGAAGGACGCCGCCGCCGAGCCAGACGGGCGCGGCGGACGCCTGGCCGACGATGCCGACTGGAAGCGCCGTGTGGCCAAGGTGCGCCTCGGCATCCAGAGCCTCGAGATGATCGAGCTGAAGATCCTGTCGGAAGTGGCCAAGGGCCGTCCGCCGGGGCCGCAGACCTCGCTGTGCAAGCTGCTGGCATCGAACCTGCGCCAGGACGTCGACCTGCTGGCGGTGGATCTCTATGGCACGGCGGGCCTCCAGCTCGACTTCGCGCGGCCGTTCTATGGCGACAACGCCCCGGCCGCGATCCATTCCAGGGGTGCGCAAGTCGCATCGGCACGGTACCTCAACAGCCGTGCGTGGACCATTTTCGGCGGAACCAACGAAGTGCAGGCGGGCATCATCGCGCGCACTGTGCTGGGACTATAA
- a CDS encoding poly(R)-hydroxyalkanoic acid synthase subunit PhaE — protein sequence MSQKPFDPVAAWQDMVQKWEQEINGWSGKLTESEQFSALMGQATKVQLVAQRAFSEQMEGLLRNLNLPSKSQVEALSERIDGLEDSIDRVRLAIEALAAKSAAAPTPPEPRRTRKPPQAKG from the coding sequence ATGTCGCAAAAGCCGTTCGATCCCGTCGCCGCCTGGCAGGACATGGTCCAGAAGTGGGAGCAGGAGATCAACGGCTGGTCGGGCAAGCTGACGGAAAGCGAGCAGTTTTCCGCGCTGATGGGACAGGCCACCAAGGTCCAGCTCGTAGCCCAGCGCGCCTTTTCAGAACAGATGGAAGGCCTGCTCCGCAACCTCAACCTGCCCAGCAAGAGCCAGGTCGAGGCGCTGTCGGAGCGGATCGACGGGCTGGAGGATTCGATCGACCGGGTAAGGCTGGCGATAGAAGCACTGGCCGCGAAATCCGCCGCCGCCCCCACCCCGCCCGAGCCGCGCCGCACCAGGAAGCCGCCGCAGGCCAAGGGCTGA
- a CDS encoding GNAT family N-acetyltransferase, which produces MPDTLTYPRTVTAGARTITLRLMERDDAPALVAFAEALPPHDLLFLLRDIRNPKVVAAWIEQVERGQIRSLVALEDGRIVGCTALARDELSWSPHVADIRMLISPAMRGTGFGRVLAQECVAMGMADGESKLTARLTPDQGAALKVFEDLGFLPEALLRNHVRDAQGELHDIAIMALDLERQGGMKALYGMG; this is translated from the coding sequence ATGCCCGATACGCTTACCTATCCCCGCACCGTGACGGCCGGCGCGCGGACGATAACGCTGCGCCTGATGGAGCGCGACGACGCCCCGGCGCTTGTCGCCTTTGCCGAGGCGCTGCCGCCGCACGACCTGCTGTTCCTGCTGCGCGACATCCGCAATCCCAAGGTCGTGGCGGCGTGGATCGAACAGGTGGAGCGCGGGCAGATCCGCAGCCTGGTGGCGCTGGAGGACGGGCGGATCGTCGGCTGCACCGCGCTGGCCCGCGACGAACTGAGCTGGTCGCCGCACGTTGCCGATATCCGCATGCTGATCTCGCCCGCGATGCGCGGCACGGGGTTCGGGCGGGTGCTGGCGCAGGAATGCGTGGCGATGGGCATGGCCGACGGCGAATCCAAGCTGACCGCGCGCCTGACGCCCGATCAGGGCGCCGCGCTGAAAGTGTTCGAGGACCTGGGCTTCCTGCCCGAAGCGCTGCTGCGCAACCACGTGCGCGATGCGCAGGGCGAGCTGCACGACATCGCGATCATGGCGCTCGACCTCGAGCGGCAGGGCGGGATGAAGGCGCTTTACGGGATGGGGTGA
- a CDS encoding esterase/lipase family protein, translating into MNAAAQTTPEIRRPQLGWTMLETPRFLSETALLALAWPMLAKAPQGDGHPVMVLPGFATNDTMTVLLRSFLARLGYQVFPWDLGWNLDQHSAGENGEHLAARIDAIAAETGRKVSLVGWSLGGVIAREAARRDHGGLRQVVTLGSPFTGNPRATSLTSLYELLTGNKASSEKSAARYARGHHPLPVPSTAIFSRTDGITAWENCVSETDDRTENIEVHCSHFGFVANPGVFWAVADRLAQPEGQWRKFDPKGCFAAFYP; encoded by the coding sequence TTGAACGCCGCCGCGCAAACCACTCCCGAAATCCGCCGCCCCCAGCTTGGCTGGACCATGCTGGAGACCCCCCGTTTTCTCAGCGAGACGGCGTTGCTGGCGCTCGCCTGGCCCATGCTGGCCAAGGCGCCGCAGGGCGATGGGCACCCGGTCATGGTCCTGCCCGGCTTCGCCACCAACGACACGATGACCGTGCTGCTGCGCTCGTTCCTCGCTAGGCTCGGCTACCAGGTCTTCCCGTGGGACCTTGGCTGGAATCTCGACCAGCATTCGGCGGGCGAGAACGGCGAACACCTTGCCGCGCGCATCGATGCCATCGCTGCCGAGACCGGCCGCAAGGTCAGCCTTGTCGGGTGGAGCCTTGGCGGGGTCATCGCGCGCGAGGCGGCGCGGCGCGATCATGGCGGCCTGCGTCAGGTGGTCACCCTCGGCAGCCCCTTCACCGGCAATCCGCGCGCGACCAGCCTCACCTCGCTCTACGAACTGCTGACCGGCAACAAGGCGTCGTCCGAAAAGTCCGCTGCCCGCTATGCCAGGGGCCATCACCCGCTGCCCGTCCCCTCGACCGCGATATTTTCCCGCACGGATGGCATCACCGCCTGGGAGAACTGCGTGAGCGAGACCGACGACAGGACCGAGAACATCGAGGTGCATTGCAGCCACTTCGGCTTCGTCGCCAACCCCGGCGTGTTCTGGGCCGTGGCCGACCGGCTCGCCCAGCCCGAAGGCCAGTGGCGCAAGTTCGACCCCAAGGGATGCTTCGCCGCGTTCTATCCCTGA
- a CDS encoding GMC family oxidoreductase, with protein MEQGWDYIVVGAGSAGCVVAERLSADGRHRVLVLEAGGENDGFWVTLPKGVARLVTNPDHIWAYPVAQPRAAGMPANEVWIRGKGLGGSSAVNGMIWSRGEPADYDAWEQAGATGWNGAAMTEAFLALEDHAAGPGPMRGSGGLVHVDPAIYTYPLADRMIAAGESCGMARVADLNERGGPRVGLYSHNIRKGRRQSSGRTFLAAARRRANVRVVTGAIAERVVTRDGRAVAVEARVNGVLTRFDCAGEVIVSGGAMESPLLLQRSGIGDGARLRAVGIEPLVQSPDVGERLVEHLGFSMPHRLVGERGTGGLLRGPGLVAAVLRYALTRGGIMATGPFEVGAFCNVAHPDGRVDAQLYLGGYTFEVSDDGNPVPLDKISSRPGMTIYGQLLRLTSEASVRAAGPDAATAPVILPNWLSTEHDRKSAVAMVRAMRRFVRTAPLAEVVGEEMIPGAAVESDEAILDAFRHLASCGLHAIGSCRMGSDQRAVVDPRLRVRGVDGLRVVDCSVMPGHITGNTNAPAMALGYRAGNLILEDRKG; from the coding sequence ATGGAACAGGGCTGGGATTACATCGTCGTCGGCGCGGGCTCCGCCGGATGCGTCGTGGCCGAAAGGCTGAGCGCCGATGGCCGCCACCGCGTGCTCGTGCTCGAGGCGGGCGGCGAGAACGACGGTTTCTGGGTGACCCTGCCCAAGGGTGTGGCCAGGCTCGTCACCAATCCCGACCACATCTGGGCCTATCCGGTCGCTCAGCCCCGCGCGGCGGGGATGCCCGCGAACGAGGTCTGGATCAGGGGCAAGGGTCTTGGCGGTTCGTCCGCCGTCAACGGCATGATCTGGAGCCGGGGCGAGCCGGCCGACTATGATGCGTGGGAGCAGGCCGGCGCCACCGGCTGGAATGGCGCTGCCATGACCGAGGCCTTCCTCGCGCTCGAGGATCACGCCGCCGGTCCCGGCCCGATGCGCGGCAGCGGCGGCCTCGTCCACGTCGATCCGGCAATCTACACCTATCCGCTGGCCGATCGCATGATCGCGGCGGGCGAGTCCTGTGGCATGGCCCGCGTGGCCGATCTCAACGAACGCGGCGGTCCGCGTGTCGGCCTCTACAGCCACAATATCCGGAAGGGCCGCCGCCAAAGCTCGGGCCGCACCTTCCTCGCCGCGGCGCGCCGCCGCGCCAACGTCAGGGTCGTGACCGGCGCGATTGCCGAACGCGTCGTGACACGCGATGGCCGCGCGGTCGCGGTGGAGGCGCGCGTCAACGGCGTCCTCACCCGGTTCGATTGCGCGGGCGAGGTAATCGTCAGCGGCGGCGCGATGGAAAGCCCGCTCCTGCTCCAGCGCTCGGGCATCGGCGATGGCGCCCGCCTTCGCGCCGTCGGGATCGAACCTCTGGTCCAGTCGCCCGACGTGGGCGAACGCCTGGTCGAGCATCTCGGTTTTTCCATGCCCCACCGCCTCGTCGGCGAGCGCGGTACCGGCGGCTTGCTGCGGGGGCCGGGCCTGGTCGCGGCAGTCCTGCGCTATGCCCTGACGCGCGGCGGCATCATGGCGACCGGTCCGTTCGAGGTCGGCGCCTTCTGCAACGTCGCCCATCCCGATGGCCGCGTCGATGCCCAGCTCTATCTTGGCGGCTATACCTTCGAAGTCTCGGACGATGGCAACCCGGTGCCGCTCGACAAGATCTCCTCGCGCCCCGGCATGACGATCTACGGCCAGCTCCTGCGCCTGACCAGCGAGGCGTCGGTTCGCGCCGCCGGCCCGGATGCCGCAACCGCGCCCGTGATCCTGCCCAACTGGCTCTCGACCGAACACGACCGCAAGTCCGCCGTCGCCATGGTTCGCGCCATGCGCCGTTTCGTGCGCACCGCGCCGCTTGCCGAGGTGGTGGGAGAGGAAATGATACCGGGCGCCGCGGTCGAAAGCGACGAGGCCATTCTCGACGCTTTCCGCCACCTCGCCAGTTGCGGCCTCCATGCCATAGGCTCCTGCCGCATGGGCTCGGACCAGCGCGCGGTGGTCGATCCGCGCCTCAGGGTGCGCGGGGTCGATGGCTTGCGCGTCGTCGATTGTTCGGTCATGCCCGGACACATCACCGGCAACACCAACGCGCCGGCCATGGCCCTCGGTTATCGTGCCGGGAACCTGATCCTCGAGGATCGCAAGGGATGA
- a CDS encoding thiolase family protein, with the protein MSGDVCIVGIGIHPFGRTDGLSGLEQGVFAVRQALGDAGIEWGDVQFAYGSSDSAGNPDTMVDRLGLTGMQFINVRNGCAAGGSALFSAQMAIKSGEFDIGLAVGFDKHPRGAFNAMPSEYNLPDWYGEAGYMITTQFFANKIMRYMHDHGISQQTLGRVAEKAFRNAVHADHAWRREPVDLETILEAPLVSDPYTKYMFCSPAEGGVALILASEKKARELGKPLVRLKAATMRTRPPKSFEVFAPSIDIGGGKATATQIASADAFRMAGIGPGDIAVAQLQDTEAGAEIMHMAENGFCKDGEQERWLAEGLTEVGGKLPVNTDGGCLACGEPIGASGLRQVYENVVQLRGDGGGRQVPGNPKTAYSHVYGAPGVSAVTILER; encoded by the coding sequence ATGAGCGGCGACGTCTGCATCGTCGGCATCGGCATCCACCCGTTCGGGCGCACCGACGGGCTATCGGGGCTGGAGCAGGGCGTCTTTGCCGTGCGCCAGGCACTGGGAGATGCCGGAATCGAGTGGGGCGACGTCCAGTTCGCCTATGGCAGCTCGGATTCCGCCGGCAACCCCGACACGATGGTCGACCGGCTGGGCCTTACGGGCATGCAGTTCATCAACGTGCGCAACGGGTGCGCTGCGGGCGGATCGGCGCTGTTCTCGGCGCAGATGGCGATCAAGAGCGGCGAGTTCGACATCGGCCTTGCCGTCGGCTTCGACAAACATCCGCGCGGCGCGTTCAATGCCATGCCGAGCGAGTACAACCTGCCCGACTGGTACGGCGAGGCGGGCTACATGATCACCACGCAGTTCTTCGCGAACAAGATCATGCGCTACATGCACGATCACGGCATCAGCCAGCAGACGCTGGGCCGGGTGGCGGAAAAGGCTTTCCGCAACGCGGTGCATGCCGATCACGCCTGGCGGCGCGAGCCGGTGGACCTCGAGACGATCCTCGAGGCGCCGCTGGTTTCCGACCCCTATACCAAGTACATGTTCTGCTCGCCCGCCGAAGGCGGCGTCGCGCTGATCCTGGCGAGCGAAAAGAAGGCGCGCGAACTGGGCAAGCCGCTGGTCCGCCTGAAGGCCGCGACGATGCGCACCCGGCCGCCCAAGTCGTTCGAGGTCTTCGCACCCTCGATCGATATCGGCGGCGGCAAGGCGACCGCGACCCAGATCGCCAGCGCCGACGCGTTCCGCATGGCCGGCATCGGGCCCGGCGACATCGCAGTCGCCCAGCTCCAGGATACCGAGGCCGGCGCCGAGATCATGCACATGGCCGAGAACGGCTTCTGCAAGGACGGCGAGCAGGAGCGCTGGCTGGCCGAAGGGCTGACCGAGGTGGGCGGCAAGCTGCCGGTCAACACCGACGGCGGCTGCCTTGCCTGCGGCGAACCCATCGGCGCTTCGGGCCTGCGACAGGTCTACGAGAACGTCGTGCAACTTCGCGGGGACGGCGGCGGGCGCCAGGTGCCCGGCAATCCCAAGACCGCATACAGCCACGTCTATGGCGCCCCGGGCGTCTCTGCCGTGACCATTCTGGAACGCTGA
- a CDS encoding Zn-ribbon domain-containing OB-fold protein codes for MRVIAEGLFTDGNPPHLIGGRERESGRVVFPCPPGDRYEPVALSRTGTLWSYTIQRYRPKSPPYAGPEAFRPWPVGYVELPGEVIVEARLANVAFEDIRIGMPLELTLVPLDPDAAEPVMIHAFQPIEGAGA; via the coding sequence ATGCGCGTCATCGCCGAAGGGCTGTTTACGGACGGGAATCCGCCGCATTTGATCGGCGGACGCGAACGCGAGAGCGGGCGCGTGGTCTTTCCGTGCCCGCCCGGAGACCGCTACGAGCCCGTCGCGCTTTCGCGCACCGGCACGCTCTGGTCCTATACCATCCAGCGCTACCGCCCGAAATCGCCGCCCTACGCCGGGCCGGAAGCCTTCCGTCCGTGGCCGGTGGGCTATGTCGAACTGCCGGGCGAAGTGATCGTCGAGGCGCGGCTGGCCAATGTCGCCTTCGAGGACATCCGCATCGGGATGCCGCTTGAACTGACGCTGGTCCCGCTCGATCCCGACGCGGCCGAACCGGTGATGATCCACGCATTCCAGCCAATCGAAGGAGCCGGAGCATGA
- a CDS encoding acyl-CoA dehydrogenase family protein: MNFDLNEDEEMLKALAERFVDDHYDLDRRRGYLADPNGFSPAMWSLLAELGLVAAPLSMESGGLSLDATAIATVFEALGRGLVVEPLTENILVAARLLERVAPADLAEGWMESLAMGTRRVALAHAEHGARGGLTFVECAVRTDGSLCGVKSCVPAGAGVDAFIVTARESGSATDEAGIALFLVEANAPGVAVNPWRMADGSIAVTLTLDAAPATRLVGSLADVRENDLLASLARSAEAIGIMQLLFDATLDYLRTRRQFGVSLGSFQAIQHRMSAQYAAIEQARALLNLAMVSQGSDAFASAVHGLRAFVAPASVELGHEMIQFHGGMGVTDELFIGHGHKRLLVLSRWPESPEVALDRYAGVLA; this comes from the coding sequence GTGAATTTCGACCTGAACGAAGACGAGGAAATGCTGAAGGCCCTGGCCGAGCGCTTCGTCGACGACCATTACGATCTTGATCGCCGCCGCGGCTACCTGGCCGATCCCAACGGGTTTTCGCCCGCGATGTGGTCGCTGCTGGCCGAACTTGGCCTCGTCGCCGCGCCGCTTTCGATGGAGAGTGGCGGCCTTTCGCTTGATGCGACGGCAATCGCGACGGTATTTGAAGCGCTGGGTCGCGGCCTCGTGGTCGAACCCCTGACCGAGAACATCCTCGTCGCCGCGCGCCTGCTGGAACGCGTCGCGCCGGCCGATCTTGCCGAAGGGTGGATGGAATCCCTCGCGATGGGCACGCGCCGGGTCGCGCTGGCCCACGCCGAACACGGCGCGCGTGGCGGCCTCACTTTCGTCGAATGCGCGGTTCGCACCGACGGTTCGCTCTGCGGCGTGAAGTCGTGTGTGCCGGCGGGGGCGGGGGTCGATGCCTTCATCGTTACCGCCCGTGAAAGCGGCAGCGCGACCGACGAGGCCGGCATCGCCCTTTTCCTGGTCGAAGCGAACGCGCCCGGCGTCGCGGTCAATCCCTGGCGCATGGCCGACGGGTCGATCGCGGTCACGCTCACGCTCGATGCGGCGCCCGCCACCCGCCTCGTCGGCTCGCTGGCGGACGTGCGGGAGAACGACCTTCTCGCCTCGCTGGCCCGCTCGGCCGAAGCGATCGGGATCATGCAGCTCCTGTTCGACGCCACGCTCGATTACCTGCGCACGCGCCGGCAGTTCGGCGTGTCGCTGGGCAGCTTCCAGGCGATCCAGCACCGCATGTCGGCCCAGTATGCTGCCATCGAACAGGCGCGGGCCCTGCTCAATCTTGCCATGGTCTCGCAAGGGTCGGACGCATTCGCCTCCGCCGTCCACGGCCTGCGCGCCTTCGTCGCCCCGGCCTCGGTCGAACTCGGTCACGAGATGATCCAGTTCCACGGCGGAATGGGCGTGACGGACGAACTGTTCATCGGCCACGGCCACAAGCGCCTGCTGGTCCTGTCGCGCTGGCCCGAAAGCCCCGAAGTCGCGCTCGATCGCTACGCCGGGGTCCTGGCCTGA
- a CDS encoding helix-turn-helix transcriptional regulator, with the protein MQLSVESIDSVRISGPQDVRRAAEALHQIALAAGMRAAPAHDIADKRTPVDADGNILARDVFGWNDEKVWWRNSRIALDSPLTSACRFESEPFWVNANGFHTRQPNHYLTAIDLTNFETRAMTRAAIVVPVHLPFGQIGAVSFNPLDPDLTELDDIFLENGDAFGIYGRTFIASYVHAMGSVQALPPGSRLSKREVECLRWAAIGKTDLEISMIMGRSRATVRFHIHNASMKLNAVNRSQTVFKAAQLGYISLAT; encoded by the coding sequence GTGCAGCTTTCGGTGGAATCCATCGACTCGGTCAGGATCAGCGGGCCACAGGACGTGCGCCGCGCGGCCGAGGCGCTGCACCAGATCGCCCTTGCCGCAGGAATGCGCGCCGCGCCCGCCCACGACATTGCCGACAAGCGCACGCCGGTCGACGCGGACGGCAACATCCTCGCGCGCGACGTGTTCGGATGGAACGACGAGAAGGTGTGGTGGCGCAACTCGCGCATCGCGCTCGACTCGCCCCTCACCTCGGCCTGCCGCTTCGAAAGCGAGCCCTTCTGGGTCAACGCCAACGGGTTCCACACCCGCCAGCCCAACCATTACCTGACCGCCATCGACCTCACCAACTTCGAGACGCGGGCCATGACGCGCGCCGCCATCGTGGTGCCGGTGCACCTGCCGTTCGGCCAGATCGGCGCGGTCAGCTTCAACCCGCTCGACCCGGACCTGACCGAGCTCGACGACATCTTCCTCGAGAACGGCGACGCCTTCGGGATCTATGGCCGCACCTTCATCGCCAGCTATGTCCACGCGATGGGTTCGGTCCAGGCGCTGCCGCCGGGCTCGCGCCTGTCGAAGCGCGAGGTGGAGTGCCTGCGCTGGGCCGCGATCGGCAAGACCGACCTCGAGATCAGCATGATCATGGGCCGCAGCCGCGCCACCGTGCGATTCCACATCCACAACGCATCGATGAAGCTGAACGCGGTGAACCGCAGCCAGACCGTCTTCAAGGCGGCGCAGCTCGGATACATCTCGCTCGCCACCTGA